The proteins below are encoded in one region of Penicillium psychrofluorescens genome assembly, chromosome: 4:
- a CDS encoding uncharacterized protein (ID:PFLUO_005939-T1.cds;~source:funannotate) codes for MSSQFHVAEESWGHHYKVIASDGEGGKRHFFIENSPYTPKKPDLIIHDGTEIDGPTIGLAKFRRFTSNCDIRLDGAGEWMSLAKKGVVAPSYTFQIPLHGQMTHLAWKKTRSMGSFYGPYGNHKLVDEQSQDVLAVFSSNGDSLVTGHLDMYGDYGESFDRMALLTALAVRERSRRQTTRSARVGHENVYTTGACGAGAGGGAC; via the coding sequence ATGTCTAGTCAATTTCACGTTGCCGAAGAATCCTGGGGCCACCACTACAAGGTAATCGCATCCGACGGCGAGGGCGGAAAGCGGCATTTCTTCATCGAGAACTCACCCTACACGCCCAAGAAACCAGATCTGATTATCCACGATGGTACCGAGATCGATGGCCCGACCATCGGACTCGCCAAGTTTCGGCGCTTCACATCAAACTGCGACATTCGATTAGATGGTGCCGGTGAATGGATGTCTCTGGCAAAAAAAGGCGTGGTGGCGCCAAGTTATACATTCCAGATCCCCCTCCATGGCCAGATGACGCATCTCGCCTGGAAAAAGACCCGTTCGATGGGGAGTTTCTATGGGCCTTATGGGAATCATAAGCTTGTCGATGAGCAGAGCCAGGATGTTCTGGCAGTGTTTTCGTCAAATGGCGATTCATTGGTTACGGGGCATTTGGATATGTATGGGGACTATGGCGAATCTTTTGATCGGATGGCGCTTTTGACTGCGCTGGCTGTGCGAGAACGATCAAGGCGGCAGACTACGAGGTCGGCTCGTGTTGGGCATGAGAATGTTTATACCACGGGAGCatgtggtgctggtgctggtggcgGCGCTTGTTAA
- a CDS encoding uncharacterized protein (ID:PFLUO_005938-T1.cds;~source:funannotate), whose translation MPGILPMKVIKVGGIGTQSRIAQACDRCRSKKIRCDGERPCCTQCANVGFECRTSDKLSRRAFPRGYTESLEERVRALESEVKDLKNLLDEKDEKIDVLSRIHSFSPPQRANSTTDSVRSPSITKSTTSSDSSEGMIHVDRSSIRPAEGNPFTGLSSTPGFAGVFTDKLVQQGKMTSRASTKCLTALSAPVVRGRRNQTVKTPPRLVSDQLINIFFQEWAPLYPVVHRPTILKAYEQYLLNTESLQSDARTMAQLNLIFGIAALSSRSRTNQDPAFFEENWSSQLDSFAGDTSILSLQCFVLAQMYCITKSDYRSLLRYRALAVDICHQLGLYEPQENLALSPLEALTGIPVLFREEDIQTEYPVDVDDENVTETGFLPALPGESTRISSAIALFGATRILTKALEQLFSSKSSYDVSIVKIRALAGELDEWLYNLSPHLRLEFTQDKPSTNVTSSRSPLLSLVYYFIRSLIHRPAICSAEEHLRSPSVLALSDSAKHMIQILQLLDERRLCLSVTINRRELVFVSGLGLLWQTLGLKRDSKLAKESQKLLANVLEQLEPESTAATAEFSILANTLVSLDGGKSRKQSQEMGAPTYKPSRSPKKQLQSLKSRLPPGAKRDQPKENTASRRNTISGATPPLAPQNLRSPSWASLPLAQPDQLATPQYLSNKTHSPLDLASDPRLSSMGYDDPRTLSGSTSSDLANGAIAMADWEYVLSDMDRGYSNIFTGIYGGKECGEDPGPFASITAECNQKPPEETLAIPPTMGAMHVLSPEAWSASSGDIPLNQENATQSVLSYSGESLGSTDDHHTSFVDAQVHPDDMNLMDPFRGLAIPAEEEMDEYSLTNGWDRRLAA comes from the exons ATGCCTGGAATCCTGCCCATGAAAGTGATCAAGGTCGGGGGCATCGGCACCCAGAGCCGTATTGCCCAGGCCTGCGATCGCTGCCGCAGCAAAAAGATCCGTTGCGACGGCGAGAGACCTTGCTGTACCCAGTGTGCCAACGTCGGTTTCGAGTGCCGGACAAGCGACAAACTGAGCCGCCGAGCCTTTCCAAGAGGATATACCGAGTCGTTGGAGGAACGCGTGCGTGCGCTAGAGTCGGAAGTAAAAGACTTGAAGAACCTactggacgagaaggacgagaagatcgaTGTCTTGTCCCGCATCCACTCTTTCTCGCCCCCGCAGCGAGCGAATTCAACTACGGACTCGGTGCGTTCGCCGTCAATAACCAAGTCTACGACCAGCTCGGATTCATCAGAGGGGATGATTCACGTGGATCGGTCGTCGATTCGACCGGCGGAGGGAAATCCGTTTACGGGCCTTTCCAGCACCCCGGGCTTTGCCGGAGTATTTACAGACAAACTTGTTCAGCAAGGAAAGATGACCTCTCGAGCCTCGACAAAGTGTTTGACGGCCTTGTCTGCTCCTGTCGTCCGTGGTCGTCGTAACCAGACAGTGAAAACGCCGCCCCGCCTCGTATCCGACCAACTCATCAACATTTTCTTCCAAGAATGGGCGCCGCTTTACCCCGTTGTACACCGCCCGACTATATTGAAGGCCTACGAACAATACCTGTTAAATACGGAGTCGCTGCAGAGTGATGCTCGTACAATGGCACAACTAAATTTGATCTTTGGCATTGCCGCTCTGTCGTCAAGGTCGAGAACCAACCAGGACCCGGCTTTCTTTGAAGAAAACTGGTCGTCACAGCTCGATTCGTTTGCCGGCGATACCTCGATCTTGTCCCTGCAATGCTTCGTTCTGGCTCAGATGTATTGCATCACCAAGAGTGACTACCGCAGCCTGCTTCGCTACCGTGCTCTAGCGGTGGATATCTGTCATCAGCTGGGTCTCTACGAACCACAGGAAAACCTAGCGCTTAGCCCCCTTGAGG CTCTGACCGGAATTCCTGTCCTCTTTCGCGAGGAGGACATCCAGACTGAATATCCCGTTGATGTGGATGACGAGAATGTGACTGAAACTGGTTTCCTGCCGGCCCTCCCGGGAGAATCCACCCGCATCTCTAGTGCTATTGCTCTTTTTGGAGCGACGAGGATTTTGACTAAAGCTTTAGAGCAACTGTTCTCTTCGAAGTCCAGCTACGACGTTTCTATCGTAAAGATACGCGCTCTGGCAGGGGAACTGGACGAATGGCTTTACAACCTGTCTCCCCATCTCCGTCTGGAGTTTACACAGGACAAGCCCAGCACGAATGTCACGAGTAGCCGGTCACCGCTTTTG TCTCTTGTATATTACTTCATCCGTTCTTTGATTCATCGACCTGCTATTTGTTCTGCCGAAGAGCACCTGCGCTCTCCGTCCGTTCTGGCGCTATCCGATTCAGCCAAGCATATGATTCAGATCTTGCAACTTCTGGATGAACGACGACTATGTCTTTCCGTTACCATCAACCGAAGAGAGCTAGTCTTTGTTTCCGGACTCGGACTCCTATGGCAGACATTGGGCCTGAAGCGTGATAGCAAACTAGCAAAGGAAAGCCAGAAGCTACTCGCCAACGTCCTAGAGCAGCTTGAGCCGGAATCTACTGCAGCTACAGCGGAATTCTCTATACTGGCCAACACCCTAGTCTCTTTGGACGGTGGAAAATCAAGGAAGCAGTCACAGGAGATGGGAGCTCCGACATACAAACCTAGCAGGTCTCCCAAGAAACAATTACAGTCCTTGAAGTCCCGCCTCCCGCCTGGCGCCAAACGTGACCAGCCTAAAGAAAACACTGCATCTCGTCGGAATACCATCTCCGGCGCTACTCCTCCGCTCGCTCCACAGAACCTCCGATCTCCTAGCTGGGCCAGCCTGCCTCTCGCGCAGCCTGACCAACTGGCAACTCCTCAATATCTTTCCAACAAGACTCATTCCCCTCTGGACCTTGCCTCTGATCCCCGGCTCTCATCCATGGGGTATGACGATCCAAGGACACTCTCTGGTAGCACCTCTTCAGACTTAGCGAATGGTGCAATTGCAATGGCCGACTGGGAGTACGTCCTCAGCGACATGGATCGTGGCTACTCCAACATCTTCACTGGAATATATGGCGGCAAAGAATGTGGCGAAGATCCTGGGCCATTCGCATCCATTACAGCTGAATGCAACCAGAAACCACCAGAGGAAACGCTCGCCATCCCTCCTACAATGGGTGCTATGCACGTCCTATCACCAGAGGCTTGGTCTGCGAGCAGTGGTGACATTCCCCTGAACCAAGAGAATGCTACACAGAGTGTGCTCAGCTACTCCGGCGAAAGCCTGGGAAGTACGGATGACCACCATACCTCATTTGTGGATGCCCAGGTGCATCCTGATGACATGAATTTGATGGATCCGTTCCGTGGCCTGGCGATacccgccgaggaggagatggatgagtATTCCCTGACCAATGGCTGGGATAGGCGGCTGGCCGCCTGA
- a CDS encoding uncharacterized protein (ID:PFLUO_005937-T1.cds;~source:funannotate), whose product MKHDSLPIESLPAWLRFNGIKANGVAFQKVASTRGTGIVATRDQMSSDDETEPPILLEIPADLVLSLETVHNYAKSDRYLREVLEAVGSFGRDKIGVSSPWTEYIKFLPSSFPLPTFYTPEEQMLLRGTSLEAAVEAKIASLEREFEHILQSTGGIAWCQQRWWAVDTGKLTIDDWKYVDAAYRSRMVDLPGSGLAMVPCIDMANHVSGNAVNARYDQESDGAAVLQLRAGKSPHIGDELTISYGDDKPASEMIFSYGFLEDDRTEAKEVFLSIEIPDDDPLGAAKKIFCRETPGIRIFSESETPRYTTWDSALVWWACVNEEDGLHIDVAQTTDGQRELETSWKGANIQEPNHLRELLAADPSWDIFRLRAVVLLLQRLETQLALMQETEEIISALRDRHSAFETIFRPEVQDLVSRLRGLEASLLQKEVEDLMNQKTTLLESDTVLAYLNQQSQDADETEDFS is encoded by the exons ATGAAACACGACTCTCTCCCGATCGAGTCCTTGCCTGCCTGGCTGCGGTTCAACGGAATCAAAGCCAATGGGGTCGCATTCCAGAAAGTTGCGTCCACCAGAGGCACTGGCATTGTCGCAACGCGAGATCAAATGAGCAGCGATGATGAGACAGAACCCCCGATTCTCCTGGAGATCCCAGCCGATCTAGTTCTGTCCCTGGAGACGGTGCATAATTATGCCAAGTCCGATCGGTATCTGCgcgaggtgctggaggcAGTTGGCAGTTTTGGGAGG GATAAAATTGGGGTCTCAAGTCCCTGGACCGAATATATCAAGTTCCTGCCGTCTTCGTTCCCGCTTCCTACATTTTACACCCCCGAAGAACAGATGCTGTTGCGAGGGACGTCACTGGAAGCTGCTGTGGAGGCCAAGATTGCCTCCCTGGAACGGGAATTCGAGCATATCCTCCAATCCACGGGCGGTATTGCCTGGTGCCAGCAGCGGTGGTGGGCCGTCGACACTGGCAAGTTGACAATAGATGATTGGAAATATGTTGATGCGGCGTATCGCTCGCGTATGGTGGACCTTCCAGGTAGCGGGCTTGCCATGGTGCCATGCATTGACATGGCCAACCATGTGTCTGGTAACGCCGTTAATGCAAGATACGATCAAGAGTCGGATGGAGCCGCTGTTCTCCAGCTACGGGCGGGAAAGAGTCCACATATTGGCGACGAGCTGACTATCTC ATACGGCGATGACAAGCCTGCATCGGAAATGATCTTCTCGTACGGATTCTTGGAGGATGATCGAACGGAGGCGAAAGAGGTCTTTCTGAGCATTGAAATTCCAGATGACGACCCACTCGGTGCCGCTAAGAAGATTTTCTGCCGTGAAACACCAGGAATTCGGATATTTTCCGAATCCGAGACTCCACGCTATACTACTTGGGACAGTGCCCTTGTATGGTGGGCATGTGTgaacgaggaagatggaCTCCACATAGATGTTGCCCAGACCACAGATGGACAGCGAGAACTGGAAACCAGTTGGAAAGGCGCGAATATTCAAGAACCTAACCACCTCCGCGAGCTCCTAGCGGCTGATCCCTCGTGGGATATTTTCCGGCTCCGGGCCGTTGTCTtgcttctccagcggctGGAAACCCAGCTTGCTCTTATGCAGGAAACGGAGGAGATCATATCGGCTCTACGCGATAGACACTCAGCTTTCGAAACGATATTTCGGCCAGAGGTTCAGGATCTTGTTTCCCGGCTCCGGGGTCTGGAGGCTAGTTTGCTTCAGaaggaggttgaggatctTATGAACCAG AAAACCACGCTGCTGGAATCTGACACGGTGCTGGCCTATCTGAACCAACAGTCACAAGACGCAGACGAGACAGAAGACTTCTCATGA
- a CDS encoding uncharacterized protein (ID:PFLUO_005940-T1.cds;~source:funannotate) — translation MKLSIVLSALASLTTVTAIPLSSLTKPAKRDPSDESGNSQFVLQCEGVTLPQPGGDGGQGEGGSSYFYDNMLFNAQGTQIAPDACTSSSSFCSNCIFSGGGLSSATNVTGCWDPIAGSSGCSIEFTYNGYDYNSQNSEPYCGHVSGFAPFQFDLSAICYFDVGTSTNMTRREAAGLD, via the coding sequence ATGAAGCTCTCCATTGTTCTCTCAGCCCTCGCCAGTCTGACCACGGTGACTGCCATCCCTCTCTCATCACTCACCAAACCGGCCAAACGTGACCCGAGCGACGAATCTGGCAACTCCCAGTTTGTGTTGCAGTGCGAAGGAGTTACACTCCCCCAACCtggcggagacggcggccAGGGCGAAGGCGGCTCCAGCTATTTCTATGACAACATGCTCTTCAATGCCCAGGGCACTCAAATCGCCCCTGACGCCTGcacgtcgtcgtcgtcattCTGCTCTAACTGTATCTtctccggcggcggtctCAGCTCCGCAACCAATGTCACTGGATGCTGGGACCCCATTGCCGGCTCATCAGGCTGCAGCATCGAATTTACGTACAATGGCTATGACTATAACAGCCAGAATAGCGAGCCTTACTGCGGCCATGTCTCGGGCTTTGCGCCTTTCCAGTTTGATCTGAGTGCTATCTGTTACTTTGATGTTGGCACGTCTACCAACATGACGAGACGCGAAGCTGCAGGGCTCGATTAG